From a region of the Alistipes sp. ZOR0009 genome:
- a CDS encoding tetratricopeptide repeat protein yields MLNYAPHIRNFEKMDHINKVITLFDQQQYQAALDEITLTQESGVESFELYLYQGRIYKKMSKYGDAINALNKARSLTPTDPRPDSEIGLINSILQITNNFYYENPYTDLDLIEGL; encoded by the coding sequence ATGCTTAACTATGCGCCTCATATTCGGAATTTTGAGAAAATGGATCACATAAATAAAGTAATCACCCTTTTCGACCAGCAGCAGTATCAAGCGGCTCTCGACGAAATAACGTTGACCCAAGAATCGGGGGTTGAATCATTTGAACTATACCTCTACCAAGGTAGAATCTACAAAAAAATGAGCAAGTATGGCGATGCCATAAACGCATTGAATAAAGCCAGAAGTCTAACCCCTACAGATCCTAGACCCGACAGTGAAATTGGCCTAATAAATAGTATACTGCAGATCACAAACAACTTTTACTACGAAAATCCATACACCGACCTAGATCTCATAGAAGGCCTGTAA
- the trpB gene encoding tryptophan synthase subunit beta, which produces MYKEVNEHGYYGIYGGAYIPEMLQKNVDELRVKYLEITQDSSFKAEFEDLMRNYVGRPTPLFHAKKLSAKYGFKIYLKREDLCHTGSHKLNNVIGQALLAKRLGKKKIIAETGAGQHGVASATAAALLGLECTVIMGELDMQRQQPNVMRMKMLGAEVIPATTGTKTLNDACNEAIRYWMSNNENTHYLLGSVVGPHPYPDMVAKFQSIISEEIAKQLLNLEGRSHPDAILACVGGGSNAAGAFYHFIDDQRVALYGAEAGGCGPDSGKTAATLTIGTDGIIHGFKTILMQTEDGQVCDAHSISAGLDYPGVGPLHAHLHSTRRGVYLPINDEEAIKAAFELTREEGIIPALESSHALALLPKLKMKPTDIVVVNLSGRGDKDMATYIEVMNNM; this is translated from the coding sequence ATGTACAAGGAAGTAAATGAACATGGATACTACGGAATATATGGAGGTGCATATATTCCAGAAATGCTTCAAAAGAATGTTGATGAACTAAGAGTAAAGTACCTAGAAATTACTCAAGATTCAAGTTTCAAGGCCGAGTTTGAGGATTTAATGAGAAACTATGTTGGTCGTCCAACCCCTCTTTTTCATGCAAAGAAGCTATCAGCAAAGTATGGCTTTAAAATATACCTTAAACGCGAAGATCTATGCCATACAGGATCCCATAAACTAAACAACGTAATAGGTCAAGCACTATTGGCCAAGCGGTTAGGTAAGAAAAAAATAATAGCAGAAACAGGGGCAGGCCAGCACGGCGTTGCATCAGCAACTGCCGCAGCTCTATTGGGGCTGGAGTGTACTGTCATCATGGGCGAATTAGACATGCAGCGTCAGCAGCCAAATGTAATGCGCATGAAAATGTTAGGTGCAGAAGTCATTCCCGCAACAACTGGAACAAAAACGTTGAATGATGCTTGCAACGAAGCTATTCGATACTGGATGTCAAACAACGAAAATACCCATTACTTGCTAGGGTCGGTAGTTGGGCCGCATCCCTACCCTGATATGGTTGCAAAGTTTCAGTCTATAATAAGCGAAGAAATTGCGAAACAACTTCTGAATTTGGAAGGTCGCTCCCATCCAGACGCTATTCTAGCCTGCGTAGGGGGAGGTAGTAATGCGGCTGGCGCATTTTACCATTTTATTGATGACCAACGTGTAGCTCTTTATGGTGCAGAAGCAGGCGGATGCGGCCCTGATTCTGGAAAAACAGCAGCAACGTTGACCATTGGAACGGATGGTATTATTCATGGATTTAAAACAATCCTAATGCAAACCGAAGATGGCCAAGTCTGTGATGCACATTCAATTTCGGCTGGATTAGATTACCCTGGAGTTGGTCCTCTTCATGCTCATTTACATAGCACCCGAAGAGGAGTTTATCTTCCGATAAATGATGAAGAGGCTATTAAAGCAGCCTTTGAGTTAACCCGCGAAGAGGGTATTATTCCTGCATTAGAGTCTTCCCATGCGCTAGCCCTTCTACCTAAATTAAAGATGAAACCGACCGACATTGTTGTTGTCAACCTATCGGGCCGCGGCGATAAGGACATGGCTACCTACATTGAAGTTATGAATAACATGTAA
- the trpC gene encoding indole-3-glycerol phosphate synthase TrpC, with the protein MSILREIVMSKMEEVKHRKCIHTIQYFETTPNFQRIGLSLKEHLLDPEDLGIIAEFKRKSPSKGVINTNAKFENIVKGYEAYGASAISILTESEYFAGSDIDLIEAKRLTNIPILRKDFVVDIFQIAEAKAIGADAILLIAEILEKEQLNDYLSYAHSIGLEALIEVHTEKDLEKLPMQAQMVGINSRNLNTFNVNLSHATDMLSKLPKSVVTIAESGISSIDDYLALRRAGFNAFLIGELFMKQPQPEVACNQFISSIRKELHNTDNEVLY; encoded by the coding sequence ATGAGCATACTTAGAGAAATAGTGATGTCGAAAATGGAAGAAGTAAAGCATCGAAAGTGTATACACACCATCCAATATTTTGAAACTACTCCTAACTTTCAAAGAATAGGACTTTCACTAAAAGAACATCTTCTCGATCCTGAGGATTTAGGGATTATTGCTGAGTTTAAGAGAAAATCGCCTTCTAAAGGTGTGATAAATACCAACGCAAAGTTTGAAAATATTGTCAAAGGATATGAGGCTTATGGAGCTAGTGCTATCTCTATACTAACAGAATCAGAATACTTTGCAGGAAGTGACATCGATTTAATAGAGGCGAAGAGGCTTACCAATATTCCAATACTTAGAAAAGACTTTGTTGTCGATATTTTTCAGATAGCAGAAGCAAAAGCAATCGGAGCTGATGCCATTCTTCTAATTGCTGAAATACTTGAAAAGGAGCAGCTAAATGACTATTTAAGTTATGCCCACTCAATAGGTTTAGAGGCGCTTATTGAGGTTCATACCGAAAAAGATTTGGAAAAACTTCCAATGCAAGCTCAAATGGTTGGAATTAACTCCCGAAATCTCAATACGTTTAATGTAAACCTATCACATGCTACAGATATGCTAAGCAAGCTCCCAAAATCTGTCGTTACAATTGCAGAAAGCGGAATTTCGAGCATTGATGATTATTTAGCATTAAGACGAGCTGGGTTTAACGCATTTCTTATAGGTGAATTATTTATGAAACAACCACAGCCAGAGGTGGCCTGCAACCAATTTATTTCTTCTATTAGAAAAGAATTGCATAATACTGATAACGAGGTTTTATACTAA
- a CDS encoding phosphoribosylanthranilate isomerase — MDKNELLVKVCGITDAANAEEIAMLQPNMMGFILYPKSSRYIDFLKAKEIIALLPKGIKKVAVLVNEPLHRAKQIADSRTFDILQLHGNESIEYCQSLATRIPIMKAFGVVDQLPAELEAYSRCCTYFLFDTKSENYGGSGQKFNHEILKQYSNNLEFLISGGIDLDDIDSIIGLKHEKLKGIDINSKFEEIAGIKDVNKVKKLIKKIKQCTRK, encoded by the coding sequence ATGGACAAAAATGAACTCCTAGTTAAAGTATGTGGCATAACAGATGCTGCAAATGCAGAGGAAATTGCAATGCTACAACCCAATATGATGGGGTTCATTCTTTACCCCAAATCAAGTCGCTATATAGATTTTCTTAAAGCTAAAGAGATAATAGCTCTACTACCAAAAGGAATAAAAAAAGTGGCGGTTCTCGTAAATGAACCGTTACATAGGGCAAAACAAATTGCTGATAGCAGAACATTTGACATACTTCAGCTACATGGGAATGAGAGTATCGAGTATTGCCAATCACTAGCAACTCGAATCCCTATAATGAAAGCATTTGGTGTCGTAGATCAACTTCCTGCAGAACTAGAAGCCTACAGCAGGTGCTGTACCTATTTCCTTTTTGACACAAAATCAGAAAACTATGGCGGAAGTGGCCAAAAATTTAATCATGAAATACTCAAACAATACAGCAACAATCTTGAGTTTCTGATTAGTGGTGGAATCGATCTAGATGATATAGATTCAATTATAGGACTTAAACACGAAAAGCTAAAAGGGATTGATATCAACAGCAAATTTGAAGAGATTGCTGGAATCAAGGATGTAAACAAAGTAAAAAAACTAATAAAGAAGATAAAACAATGTACAAGGAAGTAA
- the trpA gene encoding tryptophan synthase subunit alpha: MSRIKALFASKSKKILSVYVTAGFPSLNDTISVIEELECNGVDMVELGIPYSDPIADGPTIQESSAIALQNGMRIKVLFEQLSELRQRVSIPVVLMSYFNPVNVFGFEKFCQYASNVGVDGLIIPDLPCYEYEAMKYDKIVNKNNLTFNMLITSETPEDRIRKIDKMTSGFIYMVSTTATTGGTNGISESQISYFKKVSEMNLKNPLMVGFGVHNKQTFEEATSFCNGAIIGSAFIRILRKSSNIENSIKEFVSSLKG; encoded by the coding sequence ATGAGCAGAATAAAAGCACTTTTCGCTTCAAAATCAAAAAAAATACTTTCTGTCTACGTTACAGCTGGTTTTCCTAGCTTAAATGATACCATTTCTGTAATAGAAGAGCTCGAATGTAATGGAGTTGATATGGTTGAGTTAGGTATTCCCTACTCCGATCCAATTGCTGACGGACCTACAATTCAAGAATCGTCGGCCATCGCCTTACAAAATGGAATGAGAATAAAAGTGCTTTTCGAACAGCTCAGCGAATTACGCCAACGAGTATCTATACCAGTAGTGCTTATGAGCTACTTCAATCCTGTAAATGTTTTTGGATTCGAAAAATTCTGCCAATACGCATCCAACGTTGGTGTAGACGGACTTATTATTCCAGATCTTCCTTGCTATGAATATGAAGCAATGAAATACGATAAGATTGTAAACAAAAACAACCTCACGTTCAATATGCTCATAACTTCTGAGACACCCGAAGATCGCATTCGGAAGATTGACAAAATGACAAGCGGTTTTATCTACATGGTAAGTACAACGGCCACAACGGGAGGCACCAACGGTATATCAGAATCACAAATCAGCTACTTTAAAAAAGTGTCTGAAATGAACCTAAAAAATCCACTTATGGTAGGATTTGGTGTTCACAACAAACAAACCTTCGAGGAAGCAACATCCTTCTGTAATGGAGCAATTATAGGAAGTGCCTTTATTCGAATCTTAAGAAAAAGTTCTAATATAGAAAACAGCATCAAAGAGTTTGTTTCATCACTAAAAGGCTAA
- a CDS encoding anthranilate synthase component II, which produces MANILVFDNYDSFTYNLVHYVRSVGGHKVDVYRNDEISLEDIERYDGIILSPGPGIPCEAGLLLPLIRQYHKTKRIFGVCLGQQAIAEAFGGSLENLNTVFHGVATPIKIKTPSHYIFKNLPTNIEVGRYHSWIVSKKTLPSCLTIEAEDENGEIMALSHNEYDVSGVQFHPESVLTPLGFQIIESWISKF; this is translated from the coding sequence ATGGCAAACATACTCGTTTTCGACAACTACGATTCTTTCACTTATAATTTAGTGCATTACGTACGAAGTGTAGGTGGCCACAAGGTCGATGTGTACCGCAATGACGAAATTTCGTTAGAAGATATCGAAAGGTATGATGGAATTATTCTCTCTCCAGGACCAGGAATTCCTTGTGAAGCGGGACTACTACTTCCTCTTATTCGCCAATATCATAAAACGAAACGAATATTTGGAGTTTGCCTAGGCCAACAAGCCATTGCAGAAGCATTCGGAGGTAGCCTTGAAAATCTAAATACCGTATTTCACGGAGTTGCAACCCCAATCAAGATAAAAACGCCATCTCATTATATCTTTAAGAACTTACCCACAAACATTGAAGTTGGTAGGTACCATTCGTGGATAGTTTCTAAGAAAACACTTCCTAGCTGCTTAACAATTGAAGCAGAAGATGAGAATGGAGAGATAATGGCACTTAGCCACAATGAATATGATGTTTCCGGAGTTCAATTTCATCCAGAATCTGTTTTAACTCCATTAGGTTTCCAAATAATTGAAAGTTGGATAAGTAAGTTCTGA
- a CDS encoding KUP/HAK/KT family potassium transporter — MGSHGNHGLKLSLSGLIITLGIVYGDIGTSPLYTFKAITSGLSVLKPEYIYGAVSLVIWTLTILTTIKYVTFTLKADNKGEGGIFSLFALIRRRAPKAYLLALIGGSALLADGIITPAITVTTSVEGLSVVNPDLPVIPIVIGIITSLFMLQQFGTKFLGRSFGPIMFGWFMMLAILGLTQVVHHPAILKSLNPYYGYVLLRDYPGAIILMGAVFLATTGAEALYSDLGHVGAKNIRYSWIFVKITLILNYMGQGAWVLEHPEKFNKVSSIFYSLMPSWFIIPGIIISTSAAVIASQALISGSFTLISEAISLRFWPRQKLRYPSDVKGQVYVPSINWMLWAFCLFVVLYFRSSSNMEAAYGLAITITMLSTTLLMSMWLRYKKVNPIFIWTFLAVFLTIEGTFFIANVTKFMHGGWFSVLMALVFITIMYVWYNGRKIKNSFLQFIKLKPYIPMLHDISLDKSIPKHATHLVYITRANNVDEIESKIIYSIINKQPKRADVYWFLHVDVLDEPNVFEYKVNTFDTGKIYKIDLRLGFKVEPKIGVYFRQVIEDMVKNNEVDILSRYQSLRSHNIMGDFKYIFIDRIVNNVHEFNNHQKFVMQVYNLIRKISIPDWKALGLDTSNVYVDRIPLNIEHRPNRIMRRCGQDFTGDGGGKPECTCK, encoded by the coding sequence ATGGGCTCACACGGCAATCATGGTCTTAAGCTTTCGCTTTCGGGGTTAATTATTACGCTAGGTATTGTTTATGGCGATATCGGAACATCGCCATTGTACACTTTTAAAGCCATCACCAGTGGGTTAAGTGTACTAAAACCAGAGTATATTTATGGCGCTGTTTCGTTGGTTATCTGGACATTAACCATACTAACAACCATAAAGTACGTTACTTTTACATTAAAAGCAGACAATAAGGGGGAAGGAGGTATTTTTTCTTTATTTGCACTAATTCGTCGCAGAGCTCCTAAAGCTTATCTTTTAGCATTGATAGGAGGTAGTGCGCTACTTGCAGATGGTATAATAACTCCGGCTATTACTGTTACTACATCTGTTGAAGGGCTTTCTGTCGTAAATCCAGATCTTCCCGTAATTCCAATTGTGATTGGAATTATTACCAGCTTATTTATGCTTCAGCAGTTTGGAACTAAATTTCTTGGACGATCTTTTGGACCAATCATGTTTGGTTGGTTTATGATGCTGGCCATTTTAGGCTTAACGCAGGTCGTTCATCATCCGGCTATTTTAAAGTCGTTGAATCCTTACTACGGCTACGTGCTACTTCGTGATTATCCTGGAGCCATAATTTTGATGGGAGCTGTATTTTTAGCAACTACAGGGGCGGAGGCATTGTACTCAGATTTGGGGCACGTAGGAGCAAAGAATATCCGATATTCTTGGATTTTTGTTAAAATTACGCTGATCTTAAACTACATGGGACAAGGTGCTTGGGTTCTTGAGCATCCTGAAAAATTTAACAAGGTATCTAGTATTTTCTACTCGTTGATGCCCAGCTGGTTTATTATTCCTGGTATCATAATCTCTACCTCAGCAGCGGTTATCGCAAGTCAGGCCTTAATTAGCGGATCTTTTACGCTTATTAGCGAGGCAATATCATTACGTTTTTGGCCTCGTCAAAAGCTGCGCTATCCTTCAGATGTTAAAGGGCAGGTTTACGTTCCTTCTATTAACTGGATGCTATGGGCTTTTTGTCTTTTTGTGGTACTTTATTTTAGGAGTTCCAGCAATATGGAGGCAGCGTATGGCTTGGCTATTACCATTACAATGCTTTCAACTACGCTTTTGATGTCGATGTGGCTTCGATATAAGAAGGTAAATCCCATTTTCATATGGACTTTCCTTGCTGTATTTCTTACGATTGAGGGAACGTTCTTCATTGCTAATGTCACCAAATTTATGCATGGAGGTTGGTTTTCCGTATTGATGGCCTTAGTTTTTATTACCATAATGTATGTTTGGTATAATGGGCGTAAGATCAAGAATAGCTTCTTGCAATTCATCAAGCTTAAGCCATACATCCCGATGCTTCATGATATATCGTTGGATAAAAGTATTCCGAAGCATGCTACTCACTTGGTTTACATTACTCGTGCAAACAATGTGGATGAAATAGAGTCTAAGATTATCTACTCCATCATAAACAAGCAGCCTAAAAGGGCCGATGTATACTGGTTTCTACATGTAGATGTTCTTGATGAGCCGAATGTCTTTGAATATAAGGTTAATACATTCGATACAGGCAAGATATACAAAATTGATTTGCGGTTAGGTTTTAAGGTTGAACCAAAGATTGGGGTTTACTTTAGGCAGGTAATTGAGGATATGGTAAAAAATAACGAAGTTGATATTTTGAGCCGCTATCAATCGTTGAGAAGCCACAATATCATGGGAGATTTTAAGTATATCTTTATTGATCGAATTGTAAATAACGTACATGAGTTTAATAACCACCAGAAATTTGTGATGCAGGTTTACAACCTAATTAGAAAGATTAGCATCCCAGATTGGAAGGCGTTAGGTTTAGATACTAGTAATGTGTATGTTGATAGAATTCCTCTTAACATAGAGCATCGACCCAATAGAATTATGCGGCGATGTGGGCAAGATTTTACAGGAGATGGAGGTGGAAAACCAGAGTGTACCTGCAAGTAG
- the trpS gene encoding tryptophan--tRNA ligase, which yields MENNENLEYGGTYEAAVARSLKLEQDIIANPLKYRVLTGDRPTGKLHIGHLFGSLQNRVRLQKLGVPTFIVIADYQVLTDRNTFEQISDNVKQLTIDYLAAGLDPENGRTVIFPHSHVPELNQLLLPFLTLVSNAELNRNPTVKEEIQASGQKSINAGMYTYPVHQAADILFCKGNVVPVGKDQLPHLELTRTIARRFNDRFAGGETIFPEPQPLLSNAPMILGLDGSQKMSKSRNNAIMLSSTEDETAQLIKRAKTDAERLITYEPERRPEVANLLMLLSLSTGETPEILAEKIGEGGGGMLKKMLTESINDFLRPHREKRKQLEADPEYIRAVLRHGISQAREVASQTLAEVRKAMNMEI from the coding sequence ATGGAGAACAACGAGAATTTGGAATACGGCGGAACTTATGAGGCGGCTGTAGCCAGAAGCCTTAAATTGGAGCAGGATATCATTGCCAATCCATTAAAATATAGAGTTCTAACAGGAGATCGTCCAACAGGGAAACTACATATAGGTCATCTTTTTGGCTCGCTACAAAATCGCGTTAGGTTGCAAAAGTTAGGAGTTCCAACTTTTATAGTTATTGCTGACTATCAAGTCCTAACTGATAGAAATACATTCGAACAAATATCCGATAATGTTAAGCAGCTGACGATAGATTACCTCGCTGCTGGATTAGACCCTGAAAATGGCCGTACAGTCATTTTTCCACATAGCCATGTTCCGGAGCTGAATCAGCTTCTACTCCCCTTCCTTACGCTTGTTTCTAATGCAGAGCTAAATAGAAATCCTACCGTAAAGGAAGAAATCCAAGCGTCTGGTCAAAAAAGTATTAATGCAGGAATGTACACGTACCCAGTACATCAGGCTGCTGATATCCTTTTTTGTAAAGGAAATGTTGTGCCTGTAGGCAAAGACCAACTACCTCATCTTGAATTGACTCGCACCATTGCCCGACGTTTTAACGATCGTTTTGCTGGTGGCGAAACTATTTTCCCTGAACCACAACCACTTCTAAGTAATGCCCCTATGATTTTGGGCCTTGATGGTTCACAAAAGATGAGCAAGAGCCGCAATAACGCCATTATGCTATCTTCTACAGAAGATGAAACAGCACAGCTAATCAAAAGGGCAAAAACCGATGCTGAGCGCTTAATTACCTACGAACCAGAACGCAGACCTGAAGTGGCAAATCTTCTGATGCTCCTTTCGTTATCGACAGGAGAAACACCCGAAATACTTGCCGAAAAAATAGGAGAAGGTGGTGGCGGCATGCTAAAAAAAATGCTTACAGAAAGTATAAACGACTTTTTACGGCCTCATCGTGAAAAGCGTAAACAGCTGGAAGCAGATCCCGAGTACATCCGTGCTGTGCTACGCCACGGAATAAGCCAAGCTCGCGAAGTTGCCAGCCAAACGCTAGCAGAAGTGCGAAAAGCAATGAATATGGAAATCTAA
- the trpD gene encoding anthranilate phosphoribosyltransferase produces the protein MKQLINKLIDHQKLSEDEAKTLMYKLAHNEANEAQMSAILTAYIMRNITIEELQGFRSALLDLAKGVNLNNGNTIDLCGTGGDGKNTFNISTISSFVVAAAGIPVAKHGNYGVSSISGSSNVMEYLGYKFSNDEAKLQHELEKVNICFMHAPLFHPALKAVGSVRKQLGVKTIFNLLGPVVNPANPHFQLSGVYSAEVGRVYTYLLQSQEKQFSVVYSLDGYDEVSLTSPIKHFSQNGETLIDFVQYGFSKLKPIDIQGGTTIEESANIFLNILNGKGTTAQNEVIIANSALAICCYNKAISLNESIALAKETLLSQKALRSFKQLINMQ, from the coding sequence ATGAAACAATTAATAAACAAGCTAATTGACCATCAAAAGTTATCTGAGGACGAAGCCAAGACGCTTATGTATAAGTTAGCCCACAACGAGGCTAACGAGGCTCAAATGTCTGCAATATTAACGGCATACATTATGAGAAACATAACAATAGAAGAACTACAAGGATTTAGAAGCGCTCTACTAGATTTGGCTAAAGGAGTAAATCTAAATAATGGAAATACTATTGATCTCTGCGGAACTGGTGGAGATGGTAAAAATACCTTCAATATTTCCACCATTTCATCCTTTGTTGTAGCTGCAGCAGGAATACCCGTAGCCAAACATGGAAACTATGGAGTTTCGTCCATAAGTGGCTCTTCAAACGTAATGGAGTATCTAGGTTACAAATTTTCTAACGATGAAGCAAAACTTCAACATGAGCTAGAAAAAGTAAACATCTGCTTTATGCATGCCCCACTATTTCATCCAGCACTAAAGGCGGTTGGCTCTGTAAGAAAGCAGCTTGGTGTAAAAACAATTTTCAACCTACTAGGGCCTGTTGTAAATCCAGCAAATCCTCATTTCCAACTAAGTGGAGTCTACAGCGCCGAAGTTGGACGTGTTTACACCTACTTACTTCAATCTCAAGAAAAACAGTTTTCCGTAGTTTACTCTCTTGACGGGTATGATGAGGTATCCTTAACCTCACCTATTAAGCATTTTAGCCAAAATGGAGAAACCCTGATAGACTTTGTACAATACGGATTCTCCAAATTAAAACCAATAGATATCCAAGGCGGAACAACTATCGAAGAGTCGGCAAATATATTCCTAAACATTTTAAACGGGAAAGGAACAACGGCCCAAAATGAGGTTATAATAGCAAACTCTGCATTAGCAATTTGCTGCTATAATAAGGCCATTTCGCTAAATGAATCGATAGCCTTGGCTAAGGAAACACTGCTATCGCAAAAAGCCCTTAGATCATTTAAGCAACTAATAAACATGCAGTAG
- a CDS encoding anthranilate synthase component I family protein gives MKTKYALKKQALKLPADTHTPVGIYLKLRDAYPGTIMLECTDYSSQQNAFSHICLNPILGIEVNENGFTSYLPNLERKTDGIAELAKQVDDFIGTIQIEGNEDSDIDGLFGFTSFDCVYLFDKFSPSIVEKASTNREIPFLRYDLYKIVITINHFNDTLIITEFYNDDTPYQLTESVAARLSNHNYNSYPFGVIGDEVEPLADTTYKKMVTKSKEYCQRGDVFQLVVSKPYQQQFIGDEFNVYRALRSVNPSPYLFYFDYIAFKIFGSSPEAQLKISDGKATINPIAGTVQRTGNSLLDIELTKELISSPKENAEHVMLVDLARNDLSRCCNNVTVETYKEIQTFSHVIHLVSTVTGDITREITPFTLFAKTFPAGTLSGAPKHKAVEIISALEPTQRGYYGGGIGYIGLNGTINHAITIRSFFSKNGTLTYQAGAGVVIDSTEDGELQEVNNKLNALRSSLLSAANYSNI, from the coding sequence ATGAAAACAAAATACGCACTAAAGAAGCAAGCATTAAAACTTCCAGCGGACACTCATACCCCAGTTGGAATTTACCTGAAGTTACGAGATGCTTACCCTGGAACTATCATGCTTGAATGCACAGATTACAGCTCCCAACAAAATGCATTTTCGCACATATGCCTCAATCCTATACTCGGAATCGAGGTCAATGAAAATGGATTTACATCCTACCTCCCCAACCTTGAAAGAAAAACAGATGGTATAGCGGAGTTAGCTAAGCAAGTAGATGACTTTATAGGCACCATCCAAATAGAAGGAAATGAAGATAGCGACATTGACGGCCTGTTCGGATTTACCTCGTTTGATTGCGTTTATCTATTTGATAAATTTTCCCCTTCTATTGTAGAAAAAGCCTCTACAAACAGAGAAATTCCATTTCTACGCTACGATTTATACAAGATTGTAATCACCATAAACCATTTTAACGACACCCTCATTATTACAGAATTTTATAATGATGATACACCATACCAGTTAACAGAAAGCGTTGCTGCACGACTAAGTAATCACAACTATAATTCTTATCCTTTTGGTGTTATTGGAGATGAAGTTGAACCTCTTGCAGATACCACCTATAAGAAAATGGTTACTAAATCTAAAGAATATTGCCAACGAGGTGATGTCTTTCAACTAGTTGTATCAAAGCCTTATCAACAACAATTTATCGGCGATGAGTTTAATGTTTATAGAGCATTACGCTCAGTAAACCCCTCTCCTTACCTATTCTACTTCGATTACATCGCTTTTAAAATATTTGGATCATCACCAGAAGCACAACTTAAGATAAGCGATGGAAAAGCGACGATTAACCCCATTGCAGGAACAGTACAACGAACAGGAAATAGCCTGCTAGATATAGAACTTACGAAAGAGCTTATTAGCAGCCCCAAAGAAAATGCCGAGCATGTAATGCTTGTGGATTTAGCTCGTAACGACCTAAGCAGATGCTGCAATAATGTTACCGTAGAAACATACAAAGAGATACAAACATTCTCGCATGTAATTCATCTCGTATCTACTGTAACAGGAGACATTACCCGAGAGATTACACCATTCACGCTATTTGCCAAAACATTCCCAGCAGGAACCCTAAGCGGTGCCCCAAAACATAAAGCGGTTGAGATAATATCAGCATTAGAACCCACACAAAGAGGCTACTACGGAGGAGGAATTGGCTATATTGGTCTAAATGGAACAATAAATCACGCTATCACCATTCGTTCATTTTTTAGCAAGAACGGGACACTTACCTATCAAGCAGGGGCAGGTGTAGTAATAGACTCTACGGAAGATGGAGAACTTCAAGAAGTCAACAACAAGTTAAACGCGCTACGTTCATCTCTTTTAAGTGCTGCAAACTATTCAAATATCTAG